In a single window of the Chryseobacterium culicis genome:
- a CDS encoding sensor histidine kinase — protein MKIKRLNIIITLGFIAIIGILIAQLMWTRQAYNLEDKKFNQKVNIALMEVAEKLSGGKTSYTENPVQNIANDYYVVNINNEFHPVVLEYYLKTEFTRFQINTDYVYALYNCHSDKMVYGKYMTSHQESPSNKVINFPKHKNLIYYFSIRFPDKTTYLISSLRFWYLLTFALIIILLVYVYSIYTIIQQKKFSELQRDFINNMTHEFKTPLSSILLASEALNKQNLIQENSKLQTYTSIIINQSHKLNSHIEKILNIAKNDAAGLSLKPQKILLLPFIQEISDTIQQKNKDLSIEIDIENSTSVMADEFHFTNIIYNLLDNSIKYCETKPVIKISAYKDSKGLYLKFKDNGMGIPAKNIPHIFEKFYRVHTKRSEEVNGFGLGLFYVKKVAQQHHWKISVENNEDKGITTTLFCPFSV, from the coding sequence ATGAAAATAAAAAGACTCAATATTATAATAACGCTGGGATTTATTGCTATTATCGGAATTTTAATAGCACAGCTGATGTGGACCCGGCAGGCTTATAATCTTGAAGATAAAAAATTCAATCAGAAGGTCAATATTGCCTTAATGGAGGTGGCAGAAAAACTTTCCGGAGGAAAGACCTCTTATACCGAAAACCCAGTTCAGAATATTGCCAATGACTATTATGTGGTTAATATTAATAATGAATTTCATCCTGTCGTTCTGGAATATTACCTGAAAACAGAATTTACCCGTTTTCAAATCAATACAGACTATGTGTATGCATTATACAACTGCCACAGCGATAAAATGGTATATGGAAAGTATATGACTTCTCATCAGGAAAGCCCCAGTAACAAAGTGATCAATTTTCCTAAGCATAAAAATCTGATCTATTACTTTTCCATCCGTTTTCCTGATAAAACAACTTATCTGATCAGTTCATTAAGGTTCTGGTATCTTCTTACATTTGCTCTTATTATCATTCTTCTGGTCTATGTTTATTCTATTTATACAATCATTCAGCAGAAGAAGTTTTCGGAATTGCAACGTGACTTTATCAATAATATGACTCACGAGTTTAAGACACCTTTATCCTCAATACTTTTAGCATCGGAAGCTCTTAATAAGCAGAATCTGATTCAGGAGAACTCCAAATTGCAGACATATACCTCTATTATCATCAATCAAAGCCACAAGCTTAATAGTCATATTGAGAAAATTCTGAATATTGCTAAGAATGATGCAGCAGGACTTTCGTTAAAGCCTCAGAAAATTCTTCTTCTTCCCTTTATTCAGGAGATTTCAGACACTATACAGCAAAAAAATAAAGACCTCAGCATCGAGATTGATATTGAAAACAGCACTTCGGTAATGGCTGATGAATTTCACTTTACCAACATCATCTATAACCTTTTAGATAACTCTATAAAGTATTGCGAAACAAAACCTGTTATTAAAATTTCAGCTTATAAAGACTCAAAAGGGTTATATTTAAAGTTTAAAGACAACGGAATGGGAATTCCCGCTAAAAATATTCCTCATATTTTTGAAAAGTTTTATCGGGTACATACCAAAAGAAGTGAAGAAGTGAATGGTTTCGGGTTGGGATTATTTTATGTAAAAAAAGTAGCTCAGCAACATCACTGGAAAATTTCTGTAGAGAATAATGAAGACAAAGGAATTACCACAACCCTCTTTTGCCCGTTTTCAGTTTAA
- a CDS encoding DUF1573 domain-containing protein, translating to MKKLKITALLAVLAFSPFYANVLTTDAPSIVKMVADAIKWKSESIDVGNIPQGKPKLIRFEFTNTSSKPIIIQNVAPSCGCTTADYTKTPIQPGKKGFVEASYNAAAAGPFMKTVNVTTSESKTPKTLSFKGVVTA from the coding sequence ATGAAAAAACTAAAAATTACAGCTCTTTTAGCAGTGTTAGCATTCTCTCCTTTTTATGCGAATGTACTTACTACAGATGCTCCATCCATTGTAAAAATGGTAGCGGATGCTATTAAATGGAAATCAGAATCAATAGATGTTGGAAATATCCCTCAGGGAAAACCAAAATTGATCAGATTTGAATTTACCAACACAAGTTCAAAACCAATCATTATTCAGAATGTAGCGCCTTCATGCGGATGTACTACAGCTGATTATACAAAAACTCCTATCCAGCCAGGAAAAAAAGGATTTGTGGAAGCGAGCTATAACGCAGCGGCAGCAGGTCCGTTTATGAAGACTGTAAATGTTACGACTAGTGAAAGCAAAACTCCTAAAACACTTTCATTCAAAGGAGTAGTTACTGCTTAA
- a CDS encoding SDR family oxidoreductase: protein MSLYTQPMLREGALKDKVAIVTGGGSGLGKAMTKYFLELGANVVITSRNLEKLQTTAKELEDETGGKVLCVACDVRNWEEVEAMKEATLKEFGKIDILLNNAAGNFISPTEKLTHSAFDSILDIVLKGTKNCTLSIGKHWIDSKTPGTVLNIVTTYAWTGSAYVVPSACAKAGVLAMTRSLAVEWAKYGIRFNAIAPGPFPTKGAWDRLLPGDLQEKFDMKKKVPLRRVGEHQELANLAAYLVSDYSAYMNGEVVTIDGGEWLQGAGEFNMLEAIPKEMWDALEAMIKAKKSN from the coding sequence ATGAGTCTATATACACAACCTATGCTGCGCGAAGGTGCACTAAAAGATAAAGTAGCAATTGTAACAGGAGGCGGAAGCGGTCTTGGAAAAGCGATGACCAAATACTTTCTTGAACTGGGCGCCAACGTAGTCATTACTTCCAGAAATCTGGAAAAACTACAAACTACAGCTAAGGAACTGGAAGACGAAACAGGTGGTAAAGTTCTTTGTGTAGCTTGTGATGTAAGAAACTGGGAAGAGGTGGAAGCCATGAAAGAAGCTACATTAAAAGAATTCGGGAAGATTGATATTTTGTTGAATAACGCTGCCGGAAACTTTATTTCTCCAACAGAAAAACTGACTCATTCCGCTTTTGATTCTATTCTGGATATTGTTCTGAAAGGAACAAAAAACTGTACCCTTTCCATAGGAAAACACTGGATAGATTCTAAAACTCCGGGAACTGTATTGAATATCGTAACAACCTATGCATGGACAGGTTCTGCCTATGTAGTACCATCTGCCTGTGCAAAAGCCGGAGTTTTGGCTATGACCAGATCATTGGCGGTAGAATGGGCTAAATATGGAATCCGTTTCAATGCAATTGCTCCGGGACCTTTCCCTACAAAAGGGGCTTGGGACAGACTTCTTCCGGGAGATCTTCAGGAAAAATTCGATATGAAAAAGAAAGTTCCGTTGAGAAGAGTAGGAGAACACCAGGAGCTTGCCAATCTTGCGGCTTATCTGGTTTCTGATTATTCAGCGTATATGAATGGTGAAGTAGTGACCATTGATGGCGGAGAATGGCTTCAGGGTGCCGGAGAATTTAACATGCTTGAAGCAATTCCTAAAGAAATGTGGGATGCTTTAGAAGCGATGATTAAAGCAAAAAAATCGAATTAA
- a CDS encoding M1 family metallopeptidase encodes MNFKLPTLVSTLAVVLFSGSAYAQQTPKYDYVEAFKPFFYPQTGTATRSASGQPGHAYWQNSADYHLNVSLNENKKEITGRAEITYTNNSPDKLGFLWLQLDQNLFAKDSRGNGVVPISGSRNGAHGEEFNGGYTIKSVKLDGKKEVKYTITDTRMQIDLPKELKANGGVAKIEIEYSFISPDYGSDRMGIQDTKNGKIFTMAQWYPRMCVYDDVMGWNTLPYIGASEFYLEYGDITANITVPANHYVVASGELLNEKEVYSKEEISRWNQARNSDKTVMIRPESEIGKNKVSGTKTWKFKITQTRDFAWASSAGFILDAAKIDLPSGKKSLAISAYPAESAGEKAWGRSTEYTKAAIEHYSKKWYEYTYPAATNVAGNEGGMEYPGIVFCHMDSKGEDLWGVTDHEFGHNWFPMIVGSNERLFAWMDEGFNTFINGLSTEAFNKGEYYNKPNLARSGVYLLTDNLEPVMVGPDNMKERSIGALAYYKPGTGLDVLRGTILGPEKFDKAFRTYIDRWAFKHPTPWDFFHTMENVSGEELNWFWRGWFFNKWKIDQAVKNVKYINGDFKNGVQITVENIGQLPMPTTVQIKFKDGTAQTVKIPVEVWKRNTEWTFKVDSTKEIDEVKLDPNSEVPDINLENNSKKPA; translated from the coding sequence ATGAATTTTAAACTTCCAACCCTTGTTTCGACGCTTGCAGTGGTTCTGTTCTCAGGATCTGCATACGCACAACAAACTCCGAAATACGATTACGTAGAAGCATTTAAGCCGTTCTTTTATCCACAGACAGGCACGGCAACCCGTTCTGCAAGCGGACAGCCGGGACATGCTTATTGGCAGAATTCAGCAGATTATCATTTGAATGTCAGCCTGAATGAAAATAAAAAAGAGATCACAGGTAGAGCAGAAATTACTTATACCAACAACAGTCCTGATAAATTAGGGTTTCTGTGGTTGCAGCTGGATCAGAATCTGTTTGCAAAAGATTCCAGAGGAAATGGTGTCGTTCCGATTTCGGGAAGCAGAAATGGAGCGCATGGTGAAGAATTTAATGGTGGATATACCATTAAATCAGTAAAGCTAGACGGTAAAAAAGAAGTAAAATATACCATTACCGATACAAGGATGCAGATTGATCTTCCAAAAGAACTGAAAGCCAATGGAGGCGTTGCAAAAATAGAAATTGAATATTCCTTTATTTCTCCTGATTATGGTTCAGACAGAATGGGAATACAGGATACGAAAAACGGCAAAATTTTTACCATGGCACAATGGTATCCCAGAATGTGTGTGTATGATGATGTTATGGGATGGAATACACTTCCCTATATTGGAGCTTCAGAGTTTTACTTAGAATATGGGGATATTACAGCCAATATTACCGTTCCTGCTAATCATTATGTAGTGGCATCCGGAGAACTTCTGAATGAAAAGGAAGTTTACAGCAAAGAAGAAATCAGCAGATGGAATCAGGCAAGAAACAGTGATAAAACGGTAATGATCCGTCCTGAGTCTGAAATAGGTAAAAATAAGGTATCCGGTACAAAAACCTGGAAATTTAAAATTACGCAGACAAGAGATTTTGCATGGGCTTCCTCCGCAGGATTTATTTTAGATGCAGCAAAAATTGATCTGCCCAGCGGAAAAAAATCTCTAGCTATTTCGGCCTATCCTGCAGAAAGTGCTGGAGAAAAAGCATGGGGAAGATCTACAGAATATACGAAGGCTGCCATAGAGCATTATTCGAAAAAATGGTACGAATATACTTATCCGGCTGCTACCAATGTTGCAGGAAATGAAGGCGGAATGGAATACCCGGGAATCGTATTCTGTCATATGGATTCCAAAGGAGAAGACCTTTGGGGTGTTACAGATCACGAGTTTGGACACAACTGGTTTCCTATGATCGTAGGATCTAACGAAAGATTGTTTGCATGGATGGATGAAGGGTTTAATACTTTCATTAACGGACTTTCAACAGAGGCTTTCAATAAAGGAGAATATTATAATAAACCTAATCTTGCAAGATCAGGAGTGTACTTGCTGACTGACAATCTTGAGCCCGTAATGGTAGGTCCGGATAATATGAAAGAAAGAAGTATCGGTGCTTTGGCTTACTATAAGCCGGGAACAGGATTGGATGTTTTAAGAGGAACCATCCTCGGACCTGAAAAATTTGATAAAGCATTCAGAACGTATATAGACCGTTGGGCTTTTAAACATCCTACACCATGGGATTTCTTCCATACGATGGAAAATGTTTCCGGAGAAGAACTGAACTGGTTCTGGAGAGGATGGTTCTTTAATAAATGGAAAATTGATCAGGCTGTTAAAAACGTAAAATATATCAATGGAGATTTTAAGAACGGAGTTCAGATCACGGTGGAAAATATTGGTCAGCTGCCAATGCCTACAACCGTACAGATCAAATTCAAAGATGGAACGGCACAGACTGTGAAAATCCCTGTTGAGGTCTGGAAAAGAAATACAGAATGGACATTCAAAGTAGATTCTACGAAAGAAATAGATGAGGTAAAACTGGATCCGAATTCTGAAGTTCCTGATATCAATCTGGAAAACAATAGCAAAAAACCTGCATAG
- a CDS encoding DUF2589 domain-containing protein, producing the protein METLKSVLEASHAKKTKNELIDLLSGVEKVLTPAVYEKVSGIETSELSSLTNKELLAVVEEFKKNYDEKWEKSFSGTSAEIMKLIAGKMAADEEIFRTSDAASADFAAELGSIDFATIIGGPLDACVKAQSNASIATVNFINEVGFELTDPSNAASAKKLRMAEFKYKKNIPNPDFKEDEPVSATNPKTIPNDVEISVPFIALLNVPSFRIETCEVDFNVKLNSTYTKDVSDEFGINAGVSGGWGPVKFKVDVSYKRTSSTGIKVEKEYSLGVKVRATNDEMPAGLEKVLGLLSQ; encoded by the coding sequence ATGGAAACATTAAAATCAGTGCTTGAAGCAAGCCACGCCAAAAAAACAAAAAATGAGTTAATTGATCTCTTATCGGGAGTAGAAAAAGTTCTTACCCCAGCAGTCTATGAAAAAGTATCTGGAATTGAAACTTCGGAATTAAGTTCATTGACGAATAAAGAATTATTAGCTGTTGTAGAAGAATTCAAAAAGAATTATGATGAAAAGTGGGAAAAATCTTTTTCAGGTACATCTGCAGAAATTATGAAGCTGATTGCCGGTAAGATGGCTGCCGATGAAGAGATTTTCAGAACTTCCGATGCTGCCAGTGCGGATTTTGCTGCAGAATTAGGAAGTATCGATTTTGCTACTATTATTGGCGGACCTTTGGATGCTTGTGTAAAAGCACAGTCTAATGCCTCTATCGCAACCGTTAATTTCATCAATGAAGTTGGATTCGAACTTACCGATCCTTCCAATGCTGCCAGTGCCAAAAAACTGAGAATGGCAGAATTCAAATACAAAAAAAATATTCCGAATCCGGATTTTAAGGAAGATGAGCCAGTAAGTGCTACCAACCCTAAAACGATTCCGAATGATGTAGAAATTTCAGTGCCTTTTATTGCCCTGCTGAATGTTCCAAGTTTCAGAATTGAAACCTGTGAAGTAGACTTTAATGTTAAACTTAATTCTACGTACACGAAAGACGTAAGTGATGAGTTTGGTATTAATGCCGGAGTATCCGGTGGTTGGGGACCTGTAAAATTCAAAGTGGATGTATCATATAAAAGAACTTCCAGCACAGGAATCAAAGTGGAAAAAGAATATTCTCTTGGGGTGAAAGTACGTGCCACCAATGACGAAATGCCTGCAGGATTAGAAAAAGTTCTTGGACTTCTTTCACAATAA